In one window of Duganella dendranthematis DNA:
- the paaB gene encoding 1,2-phenylacetyl-CoA epoxidase subunit PaaB, translating to MSKEWPLWEVFIRSQHGLAHKHVGSLHAPDAAMAVNNARDVYTRRNEGVSIWVVRAADIVASSPADKGALFEPSNSKVYRHPTFFPMPEEVRNL from the coding sequence ATGAGCAAAGAATGGCCACTGTGGGAAGTATTCATCCGCAGCCAGCACGGGCTGGCGCACAAACACGTCGGCAGCCTGCACGCGCCGGACGCCGCAATGGCGGTCAACAACGCGCGCGACGTCTACACCCGCCGCAATGAAGGCGTCAGCATCTGGGTGGTGCGCGCCGCCGACATCGTCGCCAGCAGCCCGGCCGACAAGGGCGCGCTGTTCGAGCCGTCCAACAGCAAGGTGTACCGCCACCCGACCTTCTTCCCGATGCCGGAAGAAGTCAGGAACCTGTAA
- the paaD gene encoding 1,2-phenylacetyl-CoA epoxidase subunit PaaD — protein MKAAATAIAAAAPAVRSAANAARRTAAGGPEAAESTAAVASAKAGAHAEQIWTWLGEVPDPEIPVISIVDLGIVRDVRVSADGACDVTITPTYSGCPAMQVIADAITDALHAHGVAQVRLHNQISPAWTTDWMSDAGKAALKGYGIAPPAQQVIDISGLRAGSRSAAGRSAAAAAVAVARRAVAAPIVACPHCGSQHTEITSQFGSTPCKALYKCLDCREPFDYFKCH, from the coding sequence ATGAAAGCCGCCGCCACCGCCATTGCCGCAGCCGCGCCGGCCGTCCGCAGCGCCGCCAATGCCGCCCGTCGCACCGCCGCCGGTGGCCCCGAGGCCGCCGAGTCCACCGCCGCCGTCGCCTCGGCCAAAGCCGGGGCCCATGCTGAGCAAATCTGGACGTGGCTCGGCGAAGTGCCCGATCCCGAAATCCCGGTCATCAGCATCGTCGACCTGGGCATAGTGCGCGACGTGCGCGTGTCCGCCGATGGCGCGTGCGACGTCACCATCACGCCCACCTACTCCGGCTGCCCGGCCATGCAAGTCATCGCCGACGCCATCACCGACGCGCTGCACGCGCACGGCGTGGCGCAAGTCCGCCTGCACAATCAAATCTCGCCCGCCTGGACCACCGACTGGATGAGCGACGCCGGCAAAGCCGCGCTAAAAGGCTACGGCATCGCCCCGCCGGCGCAGCAGGTGATCGACATCAGCGGCCTGCGGGCGGGGAGCCGGAGCGCGGCCGGGCGCAGCGCCGCCGCTGCCGCCGTCGCCGTCGCCCGCCGCGCCGTGGCCGCACCAATCGTCGCCTGCCCGCACTGTGGCTCGCAGCACACCGAGATCACCAGCCAGTTCGGCTCCACGCCTTGCAAGGCGCTGTACAAATGCCTGGACTGCCGCGAACCGTTCGATTACTTCAAGTGCCACTGA
- the paaA gene encoding 1,2-phenylacetyl-CoA epoxidase subunit PaaA encodes MYAQLVETGLKQVRTAADMSADEQAFQARIDDGVKIEAKDWMPDAYRKTLIRQISQHAHSEIVGQLPEGNWVTRAPTLKRKAILLAKIQDEAGHGLYLYSAAETLGVSRDELLAALHSGKAKYSSIFNYPTLSWADMGAIGWLVDGSAIINQIPLCRCSYGPYARAMIRVCKEESFHARQGYDIMLALCRGTPEQKAMAQDALNRWWWPSLMMFGPSDAESVNSAQSAQWRIKLFSNDELRQRMVDQTVPQAEFLGLTVPDPELKFNAATGHYEFGAIDWSEFHNVLKGNGPCNRERLQTRVKAWDDGEWFRDALVAHADKQRAAA; translated from the coding sequence ATGTACGCACAACTGGTAGAAACCGGCCTCAAGCAAGTTCGCACGGCGGCCGACATGAGCGCCGACGAGCAGGCCTTCCAGGCCCGCATCGACGACGGCGTCAAGATCGAGGCCAAGGACTGGATGCCGGACGCTTACCGCAAGACGCTGATCCGGCAGATTTCCCAGCACGCACACTCGGAAATCGTCGGCCAGCTGCCCGAGGGCAACTGGGTGACGCGGGCGCCGACCTTGAAGCGCAAGGCGATCCTGCTGGCCAAGATCCAGGACGAAGCCGGCCACGGCCTGTACCTGTACAGCGCCGCCGAAACGCTGGGCGTGTCGCGCGACGAACTGCTGGCCGCGCTCCACAGCGGCAAGGCCAAATACTCCAGCATCTTCAACTACCCGACCCTGAGCTGGGCCGACATGGGTGCCATCGGCTGGCTGGTGGACGGCTCGGCCATCATCAACCAGATTCCGCTGTGCCGCTGCTCGTACGGGCCGTACGCGCGCGCCATGATCCGCGTCTGCAAGGAAGAATCGTTCCACGCCCGTCAGGGCTACGACATCATGCTGGCGCTGTGCCGCGGCACGCCGGAGCAGAAAGCCATGGCGCAGGACGCGCTGAACCGCTGGTGGTGGCCGTCGCTGATGATGTTCGGGCCGTCGGACGCCGAATCGGTCAACAGCGCGCAGTCGGCGCAATGGCGCATCAAGCTGTTCTCCAACGACGAACTGCGCCAGCGCATGGTCGATCAGACCGTGCCGCAGGCGGAATTCCTTGGCCTGACGGTGCCCGATCCCGAGTTGAAGTTCAATGCCGCCACCGGCCACTACGAATTCGGCGCCATCGACTGGAGCGAATTCCATAACGTCCTGAAGGGCAACGGCCCGTGCAACCGCGAACGCCTGCAAACCCGCGTCAAGGCGTGGGACGACGGCGAATGGTTCCGCGACGCGCTGGTGGCCCACGCCGACAAACAACGCGCCGCCGCATAA
- a CDS encoding M14 family metallopeptidase — translation MPIKISQQFDAGAIEVVRADDPAAIDLNIRKDSHADIVQWFYYRVQGAQGTPLRMNFLNAGGAAYPDGWKDYQAVASYDRDSWFRVPTSYDGQTMTINHTPEYDSVYYAYFEPYSWERHLSLLDNAQLSPLVKLVDLGNTIDGRDLNMLVIGDPEAEQKVWVIARQHPGETMAEWFVEGFVEALLDPANPFGRQCLKEAVFYVVPNMNPDGSVRGNLRTNAAGANLNREWLNPTMERSPEVFLVKQKMHEVGVDLCLDIHGDEGLPYVFVAGSESLPTFTADQAEAQQYFIDNFLIASPDFQDEFGYGETPYTPETLTMGSPHITHAFGCLSLTLEMPFKDNTNDPDAETGWNGARSAELGKSILQPVLQSLLAQAQ, via the coding sequence ATGCCTATCAAAATCAGCCAGCAGTTCGACGCCGGCGCCATCGAAGTGGTCCGCGCCGACGATCCGGCCGCCATCGACCTGAACATCCGCAAGGATTCCCACGCCGACATCGTGCAGTGGTTCTACTACCGCGTGCAGGGCGCGCAGGGTACGCCATTGCGCATGAACTTCCTGAACGCCGGCGGCGCCGCCTATCCGGACGGCTGGAAAGACTACCAGGCCGTGGCCAGCTACGACCGCGACAGCTGGTTCCGCGTGCCGACCAGCTACGATGGCCAGACCATGACCATCAATCACACGCCGGAATACGACAGCGTCTACTACGCCTATTTCGAACCGTACTCGTGGGAACGTCACTTGTCGCTGCTGGACAACGCCCAGCTGTCGCCGCTGGTCAAGCTGGTGGACCTCGGCAACACCATCGACGGCCGCGACCTGAATATGCTGGTCATCGGCGATCCGGAAGCGGAGCAAAAGGTCTGGGTCATCGCCCGCCAGCACCCGGGCGAGACCATGGCCGAGTGGTTTGTCGAAGGCTTTGTCGAAGCGCTGCTGGACCCGGCCAATCCGTTCGGCCGCCAGTGCCTGAAGGAAGCCGTGTTCTACGTGGTGCCGAACATGAACCCGGACGGCTCGGTGCGCGGTAACCTGCGCACCAACGCCGCCGGCGCCAACCTCAACCGCGAATGGCTGAACCCGACCATGGAGCGCAGTCCGGAAGTGTTCCTGGTCAAGCAGAAGATGCACGAAGTCGGCGTCGACCTGTGCCTGGACATCCATGGCGACGAAGGTCTGCCATACGTGTTCGTGGCCGGCAGCGAGTCGTTGCCGACCTTCACCGCCGATCAGGCCGAAGCGCAGCAATACTTCATCGACAACTTCCTGATCGCCAGCCCGGACTTCCAGGATGAGTTCGGCTACGGCGAAACGCCGTACACGCCGGAGACGCTGACCATGGGTTCGCCGCACATCACCCACGCGTTCGGCTGCCTGTCGCTGACGCTGGAGATGCCGTTCAAGGACAACACCAACGATCCGGACGCCGAGACCGGCTGGAACGGCGCCCGCAGCGCCGAACTGGGCAAGTCCATCCTGCAGCCTGTGCTGCAATCGCTGCTGGCCCAGGCGCAGTAA
- the paaC gene encoding 1,2-phenylacetyl-CoA epoxidase subunit PaaC, which produces MDNKVNYLLRLGDNALILSQQLSQWCGKGPALEEDMALTNVALDLLGQTRLWYEYAAELEGAGRDEDKLAYLRDAHDFKNCLLLEQPNGNYADTLVRQFYFDTWHYFVIEGLTRSSDARIAAIAEKSLKEVTYHLRRSGDLIVRLGDGTEISHARTQAAADALWMYSGEVFAYDAVDEAMVAAGVAPAADELRAQWLAHVAEIFAEATLVMPPADAWMQKGGKQGRHSEHLGFILAEMQFLQRAYPGAEW; this is translated from the coding sequence ATGGACAACAAGGTGAATTATCTGCTGCGCCTCGGCGACAATGCGCTGATCCTCAGCCAGCAGCTGTCGCAATGGTGCGGCAAAGGGCCGGCGCTGGAGGAAGACATGGCGCTGACCAACGTCGCGCTGGACCTGCTGGGCCAGACGCGCCTGTGGTACGAGTACGCCGCCGAACTGGAAGGCGCCGGCCGCGACGAAGACAAGCTGGCCTACCTGCGCGACGCTCACGACTTCAAGAACTGCCTGCTGCTGGAGCAGCCGAACGGCAATTACGCCGACACCTTGGTGCGGCAGTTCTACTTCGACACCTGGCACTACTTCGTGATCGAAGGCTTGACGCGCAGCAGCGACGCCCGCATCGCCGCCATCGCCGAGAAATCGCTGAAGGAAGTGACCTACCACCTGCGCCGCAGCGGCGATTTGATCGTGCGGCTGGGCGACGGCACGGAGATCAGCCACGCGCGCACACAGGCGGCGGCCGATGCGCTGTGGATGTACAGCGGCGAAGTGTTCGCCTACGACGCGGTGGACGAGGCCATGGTCGCCGCCGGCGTGGCGCCGGCCGCCGATGAACTGCGCGCGCAATGGCTGGCGCACGTGGCCGAGATTTTTGCCGAAGCCACGCTGGTGATGCCACCGGCTGACGCCTGGATGCAGAAGGGCGGCAAGCAAGGCCGCCACAGCGAGCACCTGGGCTTCATCCTGGCCGAGATGCAGTTCCTGCAGCGCGCCTATCCCGGCGCCGAGTGGTAA
- the paaX gene encoding phenylacetic acid degradation operon negative regulatory protein PaaX has translation MNCNDWIAGFLATDPPRSKSLVVTIFGDAIVPHGGMVWLGSLIDLLAPFGVNDRLLRTSVFRLAQEGWLGAQRDGRRASYAITPDAMARFVHAYRRIYAPPNVHWDGSWTLVLNGDGALNAAERAAVRKELLWEGYSVIAPGIMGHPAADGPALDELLKRLGVAGKLFVVQGKAMRQVSARPLSDLVADGWDVAAVAAGYSKFIAQFEPLLAALRASADLAAGVPPQDDGCDQPLTPEKAFVVRTLLIHAYRRVQLHDPQLPVELLPTPWPGALAYELARQIYQLVYVAAEQHVDSALRREDAAAPRAEAAFFDRFGGLA, from the coding sequence ATGAATTGCAACGACTGGATCGCCGGATTTCTCGCCACCGACCCGCCGCGTTCGAAGTCGCTGGTGGTGACGATTTTCGGCGACGCCATCGTGCCGCACGGCGGCATGGTCTGGCTCGGCAGCCTGATCGACCTGCTGGCGCCGTTCGGCGTCAACGACCGCCTGCTGCGCACCTCGGTGTTCCGGCTGGCGCAGGAAGGCTGGCTGGGCGCCCAGCGCGACGGTCGCCGCGCCTCCTACGCCATCACGCCCGATGCCATGGCGCGCTTCGTGCACGCCTACCGCCGCATCTACGCGCCGCCCAATGTGCACTGGGACGGCAGCTGGACCCTGGTGCTGAACGGCGACGGCGCGCTCAACGCGGCCGAGCGGGCGGCGGTGCGCAAGGAATTGCTGTGGGAAGGCTATAGCGTGATCGCGCCCGGCATCATGGGCCATCCGGCCGCCGACGGCCCGGCGCTCGACGAGTTGCTCAAGCGGCTGGGCGTGGCCGGCAAGCTGTTCGTGGTGCAGGGCAAGGCCATGCGCCAGGTCAGCGCCCGTCCGCTCAGCGATCTGGTGGCCGACGGCTGGGACGTGGCGGCGGTGGCGGCCGGCTACAGCAAGTTCATCGCCCAGTTCGAGCCGCTGCTGGCGGCGCTGCGCGCCAGCGCCGACCTGGCGGCCGGCGTGCCGCCGCAGGACGACGGCTGCGACCAGCCGCTGACGCCGGAAAAAGCGTTCGTGGTGCGCACGCTGCTGATCCACGCTTACCGCCGGGTCCAGCTGCACGATCCGCAACTGCCGGTCGAGCTGCTGCCGACGCCGTGGCCGGGCGCGCTGGCCTACGAGCTGGCGCGGCAGATCTACCAGCTGGTCTACGTCGCCGCCGAGCAGCATGTCGACAGCGCGCTGCGCCGCGAAGACGCCGCCGCCCCGCGCGCCGAAGCCGCCTTCTTCGACCGCTTCGGCGGGCTGGCCTGA
- the paaE gene encoding 1,2-phenylacetyl-CoA epoxidase subunit PaaE, with protein MSKFHPLTIAHVRNETRDTIAVTFAVPAELASSFQYQQGQHLTLRAQIGDEDVRRSYSICSAVQDGALRVAIKRTQGGLFSSWANDTLQVGHTIDVMPPSGHFNVALDAANKKHYLAFAAGSGITPILSIIKTTLATEPESQFTLFYGNRASSSVIFKDELSDLKDTYLERLKIAYVMSREQQDIDLFNGRITKEKAAQFLKYWVRAEDIDVAFICGPEDMMHGVSEALQEAGMPKSQIKIELFAASIPKHAHQPRAASAAAAHQHTEVTVIMDGNAASFTMEQDKESLLDAGLRAGLDMRYSCKGGVCSTCRCKVIEGKVDMDVNYALEDYEIARGYVLSCQSFPTTAKVVIDFDQAE; from the coding sequence ATGAGCAAATTCCACCCGCTGACCATCGCCCATGTGCGCAACGAAACGCGCGACACCATCGCCGTCACCTTCGCCGTGCCCGCCGAACTGGCGTCCAGCTTCCAGTACCAGCAAGGCCAGCACCTTACCCTGCGCGCGCAGATCGGCGACGAAGACGTGCGCCGCTCCTACTCGATCTGTTCCGCCGTGCAGGATGGCGCGCTGCGCGTGGCCATCAAGCGCACGCAGGGCGGCCTGTTCTCCAGCTGGGCCAACGACACGCTGCAAGTGGGCCACACCATCGACGTCATGCCGCCGTCGGGTCACTTCAATGTGGCGCTGGACGCCGCCAACAAAAAGCACTACCTGGCGTTCGCCGCCGGCAGCGGCATCACGCCGATCCTGTCGATCATCAAGACCACGCTGGCCACCGAGCCGGAAAGCCAGTTCACGCTCTTCTACGGCAATCGCGCCTCGTCGTCGGTGATCTTCAAGGACGAACTGTCGGACCTGAAGGACACCTACCTCGAACGCCTGAAAATCGCCTACGTCATGAGCCGCGAGCAGCAGGACATCGACTTGTTCAACGGCCGCATCACCAAGGAAAAAGCCGCGCAATTCCTCAAATACTGGGTGCGCGCGGAAGACATCGACGTCGCCTTCATCTGCGGCCCGGAAGACATGATGCACGGCGTCTCCGAAGCGCTGCAGGAAGCCGGCATGCCGAAATCGCAGATCAAGATCGAACTGTTCGCCGCCAGCATCCCGAAACACGCGCACCAGCCACGTGCCGCGAGCGCCGCCGCCGCGCACCAGCACACCGAAGTCACCGTCATCATGGACGGCAACGCCGCCAGCTTCACCATGGAGCAGGACAAGGAATCGCTGCTGGACGCCGGCCTGCGCGCGGGTCTCGACATGCGCTACTCGTGCAAGGGCGGCGTGTGCTCGACCTGCCGCTGCAAAGTCATCGAAGGCAAAGTCGATATGGACGTCAACTACGCGCTGGAAGACTACGAAATCGCGCGCGGCTATGTCCTCAGCTGCCAGAGCTTCCCCACCACCGCCAAAGTCGTCATCGATTTCGACCAGGCCGAATAA